The Litorilinea aerophila region GGGCGTCTGGTGGGAATCCTCACCGACGGTGACCTGCTGCGGCGGGCCGGCCTGCTGGCCCGGCTGGACCTGCAGCCAGAGCTGTCGGCCGAGCAGGTACAGCGCCAGCTGGCCGCGCTGCGAGAACGCAACGAACCGGTGGGCCAGCTCATGACCCGGCCGGTGCATACGGTCCACCCCCAGGATCCCCTGCGCCAGGCCGTGGCGTTGATGGCCCAGCAGGGGCTGAAGCGGCTGCCGGTGGTGGACGACCAGGCGCGCCTGGTGGGGCTCATCAGCCGCATCGACGTGCTGCGGGCGATGGAGTATCACCAGGTGGGCCAGGAGCCAGGGGAAGAGCCGCTGCCCGCGGGCAAAACGGTGGCCGAGCTCATGTACACCGACGTGCCCACCGTCGGTCCCCAGGCCACCCTGGAGGAGATCGTGCGCGCCCTGGAGGCCAGCCGGCGCCGGCGGGTTGTGGTGGTGGATGAAGAGCGCCGGGTGTTGGGGATCATCAGCGACGGCGATCTGCTGCGGCGCAGCCGTCAGGCGGCCCATCCGGCGCTGATCGACCGCCTGCGCCGCCTGGTCACGGGGGAGAAGGGGGCGGCCCCGCCCCTGCCCGGCCGGGACGAGACCGCGGCCATGCTCATGACTGCGCCCGTCATCACCATCACCCCGGAGACGCCCCTGGCCGAAGCCCTGCGCCTGATGGTGCAGTATGGGGTCAAGCGGCTCCCCGTGGTGGATGCAGAAGGGCGGCTGGTGGGGCTATTGGGGCGGGCCAGTGTGCTGCGGGGCCTGCTGACAGGTTGAGTCCCAGGCCCGCTCACTGGCGCAGCCGGTCCACCAGCCGTGCCGCCAGGGCAGGATCCTGCCCGAAGTGGACGTGGAGATAGCTGGCCAGCAGGTTGCCCCGGGCGAAACCGTCGGGCCGGCTCTCCGGATCCTCTTCCCGGCGGCGCAGATGCCAGGCGGGGTAGCCGGGGCTGGCAGCGCTGCCCGGCTCCCAGCGGCTGTAGTGAAATTCGTGGCCCCGCACCCGCTGGCCCCGCCGAAGGAGCAGGTTGTCCGTGGACGCCTCGGCCACCCGGTAGCCCAGCCCGGCCAGGCGCGGGGTCATGTGGACCGTGCCCGGCACCAGGCCGGCCATGGGCCAGCGCCGTCCCTCCAGGTCCACCAGGGCTTCAGTCAGAACCATGAAGCCGCCGCACTCCGCGTAGATGGGCCGATCCTGCGCGTGGAGATGGCGGATGGCTGCCAGCAGCCTGTGGTTGCTGCTGAGCTGGCTGGCATAGAGCTCGGGGAAGCCGCCGCCCAGGTAGAGGCCGGCGCTGCCGGGGGGCAGTTCGCTGTCCCGCAACGGGCTGAAGAAGCGGATGCAGGCCCCGGCCGCGGCCAGCAGTTCCAGGTTGTCCGGATAGTAGAAGGAGAAGGCCTCGTCCTGGGCCACGGCCAGCACCGGACCGGCGTCGCCTGGGGCCAGCGTGGTGGCCTCTTCCCCGGCCATGGTGGACGGCCCGACCGACGGCGTCCATCGGCTGGCCAATCCGGCGATCTCCAGGATCCGATCCAGGTCGCAGGTGGCCTCCACCGCCTGGGCTGCCGCCTCCACCAGGGGTTGAAGGCTGGCGCGTTCCTGGGTGGGGATCAGGCCCAGGTGGCGCTCCGGGATGTGAAGGCCACTTTCCTTGGGCAGCCAGCCCAGGCAGGGGAGCCCGGTGGCCGCTTCCACGGCCCGGGCACAGCCCTGGGCGTGGGAAGCGGAGCCGGCCCGGTTCAGGATGAAGCCGGCCAGGCGCAGGGCCGGGTCAAAGCGCTGGTAGCCCAGGGCCAGGGCGCCGGCGCTGCGGGCCAGCTTGCCGATATCCAGGATCAGGAGGGTGGGCGCGTCCAGCAGTTTGGCGATGTGGGCGGTGGCGCCCTCCTCCGACGTGTAACTGCTGCCATCGTAGAGCCCCATCACCCCTTCGATGACGGCCA contains the following coding sequences:
- a CDS encoding DUF190 domain-containing protein, which gives rise to MQIQGKAKRVRIYIGEGNRHRGKPLYMALLEFLKQEGASGATVTRGLAGFGAHSRIHTATILTLSVDLPIVVEWVDAPETVARLLPRVRQMVDDGLITVEEVEVIQYAPGRVPDPLEQPVQNVMRREVVTVRPETPVADVVSLLLQRGYRSLPVVDTEGRLVGILTDGDLLRRAGLLARLDLQPELSAEQVQRQLAALRERNEPVGQLMTRPVHTVHPQDPLRQAVALMAQQGLKRLPVVDDQARLVGLISRIDVLRAMEYHQVGQEPGEEPLPAGKTVAELMYTDVPTVGPQATLEEIVRALEASRRRRVVVVDEERRVLGIISDGDLLRRSRQAAHPALIDRLRRLVTGEKGAAPPLPGRDETAAMLMTAPVITITPETPLAEALRLMVQYGVKRLPVVDAEGRLVGLLGRASVLRGLLTG
- a CDS encoding cobyrinate a,c-diamide synthase, whose protein sequence is MSVHPLHPFDQTRGDGWPPRLVIAGQSSGVGKTTITLGLIAALARRGIQVQPFKCGPDYIDPTYHSLAAGRPCRNLDTWMLSPTQMQESFRRAMAGAHLAVIEGVMGLYDGSSYTSEEGATAHIAKLLDAPTLLILDIGKLARSAGALALGYQRFDPALRLAGFILNRAGSASHAQGCARAVEAATGLPCLGWLPKESGLHIPERHLGLIPTQERASLQPLVEAAAQAVEATCDLDRILEIAGLASRWTPSVGPSTMAGEEATTLAPGDAGPVLAVAQDEAFSFYYPDNLELLAAAGACIRFFSPLRDSELPPGSAGLYLGGGFPELYASQLSSNHRLLAAIRHLHAQDRPIYAECGGFMVLTEALVDLEGRRWPMAGLVPGTVHMTPRLAGLGYRVAEASTDNLLLRRGQRVRGHEFHYSRWEPGSAASPGYPAWHLRRREEDPESRPDGFARGNLLASYLHVHFGQDPALAARLVDRLRQ